From the genome of Leptotrichia sp. HSP-342:
GCTGTGCTGTGCTGTGCTGTGCTGTGCTGTGCTGTGCTGTGCTGTGCTGTGCTGTGCTGTGCTGTGCTGTGCTGTGCTGTGCTGTGCTGTGCTGTGCTGTGCTGTGCTGTGCTGTGCTGTGCTTAGAGCATATCCTTCTTCTTTATCAAATGTCAAGAGTTTTTCTCGATAATATTCCTATTGTTTTCTTCTTTGTTCTATTTCCAAAGGAAGTAGTCCTTTTGTATCAGAAAGAAGTTCCTGAAACCTATCTAAAATTTTTACAATTTTATTTTGGATTTCTATTGGAGGAACAAAAATTTTGATTTTTTCTATATCTTTATTATATATTCTTGATATTGTACCACCATTTGAAATTTTCCAAGGATTTGTACTATAGAAATAATATAAATATTTATTTTTTACTACTGTTTCATCATTATCAATCCAAACTATATTTGAATCTTGAAAATATGCATCTTCACCGTTGTAAATAACTGTTCTTCCAATAGTTCCAGAGGCTGAGATAAGAATATCTCCTTTTTTAGGAAAAGAATATCTTGATTTATATTCCTCAAAAAGACTTTTAGATATAAATGAATCTGCTTTTTTCCCAAAAGTTCCAATCTTATAAAAAGGCACTTCCCTATTACTGGTTGTTTGATTTTTTAATATTCGTCTACACATCGATACTTTTCCAACTTCACCGAGAGTTGTTAAACGTAATTCTTGATTTTCAACACTCAAACTATCCAATTTTTTAGAAATTTTATTTAAATAATCTTCACTTAACAACATATCTCTATAATAGTTATACTGCTTATTTCTTGCCTGTAATTCTGTAACATATTTTGTGAAATTGTCAAGTATTTTTACAATTTTTTCTTGTGTTTCTAATGAAGGAATCGAAATTTTTATTTTTAATATATTCTCTTTTGAAATACTGTAAGGTATTGCACTTTTATTTGAGACTTTATATAAATAATTCTGTTTACTTGATAAAAAATAATAAAGATATTTATTAAGAATTATATTCTTAGGGTATACACAGAAACAAACATCATTTGCCCAAAACTTTCTTTTTTGCCAATTAACATAACCAGCTGTTCCATATTGAGCTATGGTAATTGTTTCTTCGTTTCTATTATATTCATTCAAATATCCCATATATCCTGTTCCACCAGATACTACTGGATATTTCCCTCCAGAAATCAACTCATTTTTTTTACTCTAATTCCTCTTACAATCTCACAAACTTCCCCCAACTTCTTCCACTCCACTTTTTCATCCTTCAAAAGTTCATCTATAAATTTCATTCTTTACCTCCCTTCCTGCTGCTTTTAACCTTTGCTTCAATATTCTTAATTCCCTCAAGATAATCTCTTTCAACCTTACTCAATGTATTTGCCTGATATTTTTTATATTCTTTTTCAACTTTATTTGTCATTTGTTTATGTGATATTTCCCCATTTCCGTCAAGCAAATTTTCTCCAGTAGCTGTCAGAATTCTATCTACATACTCTATCCAATCTTTCATTGTCATTGTAACTTCTTTTTCTGCCTGTCTTTCTGCAAAGTCTAAATATCCTGAAACTAATTGATTTAAACCTTTAAGTTCCTTTTCTGTCAAATAATTCTTAGCAATTTTTGCTTCACTAAGAGTAGGTAGTTCACCTTTAAATGTTGAAAGTCCCATAAATTCCTTATCACTATCAACACGATTATAAAACAGTTCACTTGCTGTATGATTATGTATTGCAAAATGCATCTTATTCTGAACTGTAGCAAAAAAAGATTTTGCTTCGTTGCTTTTTGAGTTATAGTCAACACTTGTCGCAAACAAGTCTAAAACCTGTCGATAAAAAACCTTTTCACTTGAACGGATATCCCTAATCCTATCCAAAAGTTCTTTAAAGTAGCTTCCTCCACCTAGATTTTTAAGCCTTTCATCATCCATAACAAAGCCTTTAATTAAATATTCTTTCAAAATAGTTGTAGCATAATTTCTAAACTGAATTCCTCTTGGCGAACGTACACGATATCCGATAGCCAATATCATATCAAGATTATAGTAGGCAACTTTACGTCTAACCTCTCTTATTCCTTCATTTTGAACTGTCAACTGATAGTTGACAGTTGCTTTTTCCAATAATTCTCCATCTTCAAATATAGCTTTTATATGTTTGCTCACATTCTGTTTCGTTGTTTCAAAAAGCTCTGCAATTTCCAGCTGGCTTAGCCATACTGTTCCTTTTTCCAGCTTTAGGCTTATCTTTGACTTTCCATCTTCTGTATTATAAATAATCATATCATTACTCATTTTCAAGCTCCTTCACTATCTCATTTATGGAGGCTCTGAGTACATCTATTCTTTTTACTGTTTCCTCAATTTCTTTATTTAATATTTTAATATCAATTATCTCACGTGTATCTTCCTTTTCAACATATGTAGAAACTGACAGATTATAGTCATTTTCCATAATTTCACTATTATCTACCAATCTTGCAAAATATTCTACATCTGCTCTTTCCTTAAATTCCTTAACTATCGTTTCAATATTTTCAGGATTTAAAACATTATTATTTGTCTCTCTTTTAAATTCCTTGCTTGCATCTATAAAGAGTGTCTTATTTTCTGTCTTATTTTTTGCCATTACTAAAATACAAGTTGCAATAGATGTTCCAAAAAATAGATTTTCTGGTAACTGTATCACACAGTCTACAAAGTTATTATCCACTAAATATTTACGAATAGTTCTTTCTGCTCCTTTACGATAAAAAATACCGGGAAAACATACTATTGCTGCCCGTCCTTTACTTGACAGGTAACTCAGAGAGTGCATTATAAATGCATAATCTGCATAAGATTTTGGTGCGAGCTTTCCAGCAGGTGCAAAACGTACATCATTGATAAGTGTTGGATCTCCATCTCCTATCCATTTAATCGAATATGGAGGGTTAGAAACAATTGCATCAAACGGCTTTTCATCATTATGTAATGGATTAAGTAAGGTGTCTCCGCGTTTTATTGAAAAATTATTATAGTTTACATTATGTAAAAACATATTCATACGAGCCAGGTTAAAGTTAGTCATATTTATTTCCTGCCCAAAAAATCCCTCATCAATAATATGTTCCTCAAACTGCTTTTTCATTTGAAGTAACAACGAACCACTTCCACATGTCGGGTCATATACTTTATTAATATTTTCTTTTCCTTCCATTACAAGTCTTGCTAGAAGTTTAGAAACTGTCTGTGGTGTAAAAAATTCTCCTCCAGATTTTCCAGCATTACTGGCATAATTTGAAATCAGGTATTCATATGCATCTCCAAAAGCATCTATATCATTATGCTGAAAACTCCCAAAATTAATTTCAGAAATTCCTATTAAAATATCTGCTAATCTTATATTCTTTTCTGCTACCGTTCCACCTAGACGGTTACTGGTTGTATCGACATCTTCAAACAATCCTTTAATATCATTTTCCGATTCAAAACCAATAGCACTTGCCTCAATGGATTTAAAAATATTAGCCAAATCAGTATTTAAATTTTCATTATTTCTCGCTGTTTTTACTACATTTTCAAAAAGTTGACTTGGTAAAATAAAAAAACCTTTATCTTCTACTGTATTAGGTCTAAAATCTTCTTCTGCCTCTTCATCAGAAATATCTGCATAGTTAAATTCTAAATCCCCAGCTTCATGTTCTGCCTTATTAAAAAATTCCACCATGTTCTCAGAAATAAATCTGTAGAATAAAATTCCTA
Proteins encoded in this window:
- a CDS encoding restriction endonuclease subunit S, with amino-acid sequence MISGGKYPVVSGGTGYMGYLNEYNRNEETITIAQYGTAGYVNWQKRKFWANDVCFCVYPKNIILNKYLYYFLSSKQNYLYKVSNKSAIPYSISKENILKIKISIPSLETQEKIVKILDNFTKYVTELQARNKQYNYYRDMLLSEDYLNKISKKLDSLSVENQELRLTTLGEVGKVSMCRRILKNQTTSNREVPFYKIGTFGKKADSFISKSLFEEYKSRYSFPKKGDILISASGTIGRTVIYNGEDAYFQDSNIVWIDNDETVVKNKYLYYFYSTNPWKISNGGTISRIYNKDIEKIKIFVPPIEIQNKIVKILDRFQELLSDTKGLLPLEIEQRRKQ
- a CDS encoding virulence RhuM family protein, which gives rise to MSNDMIIYNTEDGKSKISLKLEKGTVWLSQLEIAELFETTKQNVSKHIKAIFEDGELLEKATVNYQLTVQNEGIREVRRKVAYYNLDMILAIGYRVRSPRGIQFRNYATTILKEYLIKGFVMDDERLKNLGGGSYFKELLDRIRDIRSSEKVFYRQVLDLFATSVDYNSKSNEAKSFFATVQNKMHFAIHNHTASELFYNRVDSDKEFMGLSTFKGELPTLSEAKIAKNYLTEKELKGLNQLVSGYLDFAERQAEKEVTMTMKDWIEYVDRILTATGENLLDGNGEISHKQMTNKVEKEYKKYQANTLSKVERDYLEGIKNIEAKVKSSRKGGKE
- a CDS encoding type I restriction-modification system subunit M, yielding MDNKGSNEMMQRAELHRKIWSIADNVRGAVDGWDFKQYILGILFYRFISENMVEFFNKAEHEAGDLEFNYADISDEEAEEDFRPNTVEDKGFFILPSQLFENVVKTARNNENLNTDLANIFKSIEASAIGFESENDIKGLFEDVDTTSNRLGGTVAEKNIRLADILIGISEINFGSFQHNDIDAFGDAYEYLISNYASNAGKSGGEFFTPQTVSKLLARLVMEGKENINKVYDPTCGSGSLLLQMKKQFEEHIIDEGFFGQEINMTNFNLARMNMFLHNVNYNNFSIKRGDTLLNPLHNDEKPFDAIVSNPPYSIKWIGDGDPTLINDVRFAPAGKLAPKSYADYAFIMHSLSYLSSKGRAAIVCFPGIFYRKGAERTIRKYLVDNNFVDCVIQLPENLFFGTSIATCILVMAKNKTENKTLFIDASKEFKRETNNNVLNPENIETIVKEFKERADVEYFARLVDNSEIMENDYNLSVSTYVEKEDTREIIDIKILNKEIEETVKRIDVLRASINEIVKELENE